The region tatattttcaattacccatgttcaattacaattcactcACAATGCTGCCCAGCCCAGCCCTGGTGGAAGGACATTTACATTCCTTTTCATGTAAATATGATCATGTGACGTAATCAATGTTCCATTCACTGGAATAATCACTGCTTAATGTTTGTTAAGTCAATGATTGGTAGCAAAATGCAggagtttttttcttgtgtAACTCTATGTTTGGGATGAAGTGGATTGAAGGGATTATTCGCAGTGAAACAGAAACACTGGGTTGTTTTCATGTTAAATAGAGAGTGAAAGCAGGTACCAGGATGTGCTCAGTGAATGGGAAGCGTTGTAGTGACTGAGTCCGCATGTAATTATCACAtttctattcattttttttcccaaagggTTCTAAATCAGAGAGACACGGAAGCGGCACCGACAGCGACTACGACAACACACAGACGTACGAGCTCTCACTAAGGTCAGTCTCATGCTGATACAGTTCAGTTTAAGATGCTTTTAGTGAAATTGTTCTAGTATCAGATTttagttttgcttttttaaaaacagaaaagagccacgagaataattaataatgttgCTTTTCGAGAACACACAAGTTCCTTATTCCTACAGTAAGGAAACTTTAAAATTCTGTGACCTTTTAGAGTTTAGAACTACACAGAAATGAAAGAAATTATTTTCACAAGATACAGGAATGAAGAGGGGCTTTACTTTGCTGtcgtttttttctgttttggtaaTGCTGATTATCTATGCACTATTTGTGATTATTAAAGGGGTTGGATTAAATAATTTCACACTTCTTCCTACTCTTTTTACCACATGTAAATTGAAAGGTTTAAGTCttctgctgttgtaattcatcattttttttcattttttaaactattgttTGGTTATAATTTTTACATGTTTGGAAATaaagacatcaatcaatcaacagtAACCTGGATCAgcacatctctagtaacaggttacTGTGTGTGCCACTGGCTTTTATGACAGCTGTAGTAGATATTACTGGGAAGTTGTGTGTTATAGAAACCAATGCAATAGTAGAACCATCAGGTTAGCTGTTAGCATGGATAGAGGGTAGTGATGAAACCGTGTTCCTGTGGTTGTGGTTGTTCTTCCAGTATGGGCCgcagcagtgaggaggaggggggtggggagTTGGGAGAGCCCAACCCTTCTCTACCCTGCACAGAGGATGTTATCCTCAAAACTGAGCAAGTGACCAAAAACATCCAGGAGCTGCTCAGGGCCGCTCAGGAGTTCAAACacgacaggtgtgtgtgttgttgttattgtgtgtgaCATGTCTCTATCTACTTTAAGATGCCTGTTAAAATATGAGTTAGCGTTCAAACaagttttagattattttgttgtaaaacaaAGTAAGCAAATAAAATTCCAAACAAGCCAAATCCAGCATCATGTCCTGCAATACCATTTTTCACCTTAAGATGGTGCCATTATTCTGATAATGCAGTGGTtcaacctgaagccatgtacacCCTACACCTGCACTTAAAAATCTTAATAATGtcatgtcatatacaatgtagcccgaCAGTGagttttacctatcctgttgaggaataatatataataataatgataacaatagtaatattaactagaatatttgcatttcctgaagaaaatacaagtgagaatacaggtgctggcctgcattagcttatcattagcattagcattagcctagcatcaacattaacatagcaatagcattatctagcattggcattaacatAGCGATAGCGTTGGCCCAGGGTTCCAGGCTTCATTGATATTAACACTATTGATGTATTCTAATCCTGGACATCAGCCATAGTAATGCATAGACAAGACCAAGAAAGTAAAGACTGATTGTTTGTCCTTATTACTCTGCCTCTGTCCTTTGTGTGGACCACATGTTGTAAACCCTGTGATCCCTCTTGGCAGCTTTGTTCCGTGCTCTGAGAAGATCCACTCTGCGGTCACAGAAATGGCGTCCCTCTTCCCTAAGGtaagcgctctctctctctggtcctggttgaagcccctccctctactGGAATATGTTCCTTACTGGTTCTCTGTGGGTGTGCAGCGACCCGCCCTGGACGCCGTGCACTGCTCGCTCCGCCTCTTGGCTTCCAGCGCCTCACGGCTGCAGGTGGAGTGCCGTAAAGCGGCGCCATCAGAACCCGGGGCGCCCGCAGTGGACTATCAGCTCCTCACCCAGCAGGTCATCCAGTGCGCCTATGACATCGCCAAAGCCGCCAAGCAACTGGTCACCATTACCACTCGTGAGAAGAAGCAGTGAGTCAGCcaggcgggggtgggggggattAGTGATTGGACGGtcagaggagaaagaggaagatGAGGATCGAGGAAGTGTCTGGGAGTACAATGGGAACGGAAAGTGAAAAAGGAAGTCGTGAGGGAATCCATGAGTGTGAAGTACTGTATAAAATCAGCTTGGGATCAGAACCAAAGTGGATCAAAGTCTGGAGGAGGAGTACCACCAAAGCCAACATTCTCCTCCAAGTGTCCGTCCCTGAATCACCCCCCCACCCTTCCCCCACCACCTCCACCTCAGAGGCTTCCACACAGGTCAACATTGAGAGAACAAGGAGCAACAACCGGCCTCCTGCGTCTGCTAACGGTGGTACACAGCATGGTTTGGCATGTtactttagtttgttttaaatttgcagATCACTTTGATTTGCATCAAAGGAcaaatgtatcttttttttttttaactgacttacaaaaacaaaacacttacaCTGGAATAATTGTGACTGACTGTTTATCAtgcttattattgttttatattgatgatttttgtgtgcgtcgtttattttattgtctccGATCTGACTCTCGTTTACTAAGATAAGGAGAGACGAGGCTCAGCAAACACACGCTCACACTTATTATTACTGTGCAATGTCCTTAATGCTTCTCACACGCCCCTAAAAGTACATAAGTACACGTTCTTACCGTAACCTCAGCTGTACTTTTGCGCTTAATTTTCTTTACCTATTTTAACACAACCAGTGGAATcatctcagtgttgtttttttattgtttttgttttgttggtaGTGCCAAACCAGACGATGCAACTGTTCTAGTCTAGTGTGTACAAGCACCAAATCTGGCAACCTGGATCGTATGCTCTAACTTTTGTTTTCGTCTCATGACGAGACTACGTTAGATTTGGTTTGGTTGCGACACGGCTTCATTTTTAAGAATTGTCTGGCAAGCACAATCAAGCCACGGCACAGTTTCCTCCACGTTCTGCCCCGAAACGTGAAAGTTGCCTTTTTCGAAAACTCTGGGAACACAACTGCTTAGACTACTGAACCTTAAAACTTGTCAtaccacaccaaaaaaaaacaaacgtatTCCTGTGGATTCAAACAGGCTCCGATCTGCTCACGATTGTTCTGTGATTGTATGATGAAAGTTATCTCACCATTGCATCTCAGTTTGTTTAGttcagttttttgtatttttaaattttcttttgggggcggggggggggggggggggggggggggtgggggttgtgttgtgttgtgttgctgCCTTTTCGCAAAAAGCTGAAAATTTGTGAGAATTTTCCTCCTCATCCCAAACCCTGCTTATCGTACTtttgttgaaattgttgcttTTTAACCATTATTACTTGGGATCTCTTTTTCTAACTGGAGTTGCACATGTCGTCGTTGGAAGGGAGAGAAAGTTGGGATTAAGTTAACTCATGTCGAGAAGTAGCTTGAAATGTATCGTTATATATTTAATGCCTTtgcacatcatcatcatctcctgTGTCACTGACAGAGTTACAGTGACTTTATACTGACAGCTGGAATATTTGTACTCATTCGCAAGGGACCAGTAGATGAGATTGTTCCTTATACCATGATTATGAATGCCCAAGTTTTAGTCTAGAGCCatccatatatatatttttcaagaTATGTTTTATATGAAGCTATATGTCAGGGTTGTGTTTTCTGGGATATTCATGTGTCCATTTGTTGGCTCGATTCATTCTGTTCCAGAGTTCTGGCACCTGATGTACTTGAAGTGTTGTGACTGTGGTCTGACCTTCCTGTgttacttttttccattttgaacCTCAGTTGCACTATTCTTCAAACACTAAGTAGAACCAGCCCCGATGTTCCGCACTATAAGTCTCAGCTCAAGTGCGTTAGGTGCAGGATTGGGTTCAGGTTGGACAAATGGGTCTAAAACCTCTACAGTCATCTCAAATGGTCATTAACGCACACTGTctacaggccccgccccctccctcTTCACTGACCCGAGTGGACGCCACATTCATAGAACATCAACTCCAGGACTtggcacatttttttctaaCGTCAGAAAAAAACTTTCAACCAGGACCAAGCCATGCACAAACATCCAACCTGCAGTCAGAATCCCACACACATACATGTTGTTTCAGTACACCGGGGTGTGTGAGCTCTACATTTTGGGAGATGGGTGACTTATCTTTTGACAGACAACGTTAAAAACTGTATAAAGTAGAGGAAACAGTGACTTTTAAGGTCAGTTGTAATGGAAACTCATAAGCTGtacatttgtaataaaataaaacaatttaattgtacaatgtgtgtgttttttttctctgtgttgggAGTTTATTTGTAGTGAAAACCTTTAGGAAGCAGtaaaaacaggaaaacattACACACTGAGGAAAGGACAGGTGTATatgagcaaaaaaacaaacaatatatacaaaatgccaacaaaattgcccaaaatgacaataacacaaaaaggcaacaaaaattaaCCATATTGCcaagaaaacagacaaaatgaattcaaaaatacacaatgtctTACAattcaaaaaacaagaaaacccacacaaaaggatgacaaagatgaaaaactattttgttctttcctgtaataatgctcagattggtcattattctaaatgctaacatgaatgttgataatgtggcccttggatcagacaatcacatttttgtggtccctgctctgatagaagttgcccaacTCTGATCTAATCGTTAGCAGGCAAAGATGTTGGTCAGTGTTCAcacatcagcaaaaaaaaaaaaacccaaaacaaatctGTCACTTgtcttttttcaataaaaaagtaTATTCAAGCATCTCTTCTGTTTATAACatcaaaacatctttaaaaaaacccattaataatacatccatttttatatatatttttgggaactcaaagtggctttacagaattatggcattattctttcactccacacttagtggtggtaagctactattgtagccacagctgccctggggcagactgacagaagcgagctgccatagtgcgccatcggctcctccgaccaccaccaacactcactcacacactacattcatactataATGTAAACAATTCAAATCAAACTAATACGTTTGATTTTCTAGTCTTTGTGTTCGATtgattaaaacagtttttgagATCAACACATTCCAGCCTCGTCAGGTCAAAACAACATAAACTGTTCTTAATCTCCTGATCACTATCACATGCCAACTATCtcaaaatgttgtgttttttagtctATGGCAGTTCGTCTGAGCTGGATGAAGTGGGTAAGAGGACAACCTCCGGCCTCCGACTGGGTTTCCGCCTCCTCTTAGTGATCCGTAACCTCCGACGGATCACATCTGCCACGCTGTCGTAGTCTTGTCGAGTGTCGTGCCAGTATAAACTGGGCATGGTCCTCCACTGACGGTACAGACGAGTGTGAAGCACTGACAGAGTAAGGAGGACCAGCAGGAAGCCCAGAGCAGCTGCTGCCCACACCGCCTCATCATTCCTGGGAGTCCTCGGTAACCCTTTGATGAGGACTGGAGCTCCTGAGCTACCGTTAGCTAAACGTAAACTCTGCTGTGGCTTTGATTCAGACTGGGAGTCTAATCCAGGGTTTCCTCCTTGATGTTCAGGCTTGTTCTCCAAATCTCTTTCTGTGACATGGATGACTTGGTTTTCCTTCATCTTTCCATTGGTTGAGAAGCTTTTCTCTTCTGCTTTATTCAGGTGACTAGAGTCTTGGTCTTTATGTCCGACCAGATCTATAAGATTTTCTTTAGAACTGAGAGGCTGACCAGCCTGGCTGTGTTTACTGCTGCTACTACCAGCAGACCCTTGAAGGTGCTCTAGATTTGGATCCTCAGACTTATTGGAGCCCAAAGAAACTTCATGTTCCTGGACCTGCCCTGTATTGTTGATTATTGGGCCTCGTCTCTCCACCTTCTGCTGATCATTTATCGTTGCAGTTCTCACCTCTCGTGTTTTTCGTTTCTCGTTAATGTTCTTCTTTGTCCGACTCAGAGCAGACCTAATGGCTTGCTCACAGCACTGCCTCAGCGACTCCTGAGGAGAGACAAAAACACTGAAGcctcttttatttgaaaagaaTGATCAGTCTCCTGACCTTTAATTTGATGGGGTGCGACAGTCGTTGCTGCTCTGCTGACCAGGTCAGTAGCAGGTTGTACTTCAGGGTTGGTGACACAGcagatttcttgtgtttggatTGATGAAGCTCCAACCAGCGGCAGGTTTCTGGAGAGGCTACTGAGGGCAGCTCTAAGGTGTGGCCCCAGGACACCAACACTATTGGCTGAGGAGTACGGTATACATTTTAGGACACTCTAATGAGGTATCGGGAACACCTCCATCATTTGTCAAACCAAACGCTGTGAAATGAAACGGCcgcaggcttcaaaataaaagtcatcagacaaAAACGGCTCAAATAAAACTGCCTTTCAGGCCATAAAACACAACTTCAAAAAACCAGAAGTTTACATGACGTCATcacatcaatatgtgctgctttggATACGAGAGTAAgttacatccctttagcctcattcagaggattaaagttgaaaaagtttcctCGCTCCCttattattccacattttgtaaaaagtcagctccaaacgggcgatttgtatttttctcacgttgtgacgtcacctagcggaaactcctcctgcATTTatcccctccctgaggagcagtgggcagccacagtgtagtgcccagggagcagttccatttttagtatccattATATCGTTTTGTATCCCCTATAacttgatctgatgtgtttgtgacacaatgcaacCCAGCGGtaggacaaaacagtggacatATCATCTTAAATGCACTAGTCCTGTGGTCAGAATatgtgaggatgacaagaaagcaacgtagcagctctggtgagtgtttgaaacatctgaaacacagctgactgactccgctgctgctgctgtgataaacacacacccagaagcagcgtttgtcagactcacaatcacaataaccaCTTAAATAGCTAtgagttttactgtaatgtgctgttttttggataacaaaagaaaatcgctatgGTAATAAAGCTGTGGCGTGGAGTCATCGTCTACAAACACGCCTAATCATGCATACGCATGAAGGCCGAAAAACAgtctgtttttagaagcgttatgaaagtgacttttcagaaggcTACAAcgccagaaaacaggcgagtttgggaaaatacacctcaaatactacagtatgtgtttggggttcttagaacaaatagagatgagtgaaaactagcataatactggaccgttcaaggttaagatatatcaacgtttaatttaactatgtatttattaatcaaacaatatgttgatatatcttaacttttaaaaataaaagaaaggctTTTCAACTTACTTCGTCGTGTACTTccagttttttcaaaataaaatgtgtttgagtcTGACCACATATTTTGAGGCCTGAGGCCGTTTAATTTTTGAAGCCGGCCATTTGATTCGAGTAGAAGTGAGGCCTTTTCGActgacggaggttttgctgagtcaagAGTccatttggtctgataaatgacataCGTTTTCCTGAAACCTCACTCTGgaacctgaggatgtcctaaaacgTACACTGAGAACCACCTTTTTTACACGTAAAACTGACAGATGCAGAATAATACCAGTAATCTTTATCAATTACAAACTATCAAAGATATACATTTGACTGGTTTATCTTCTGAGCTGATGCTTCTTCTTACCCTGAGTCTACTGAGCTGTGGGTGTGGCGACAggataaaatgtgacaaacaggAACGAGCCAGCTCAGACAGGAGGTGGCGCTGTAGAGGCTCTGCACAGGGATGATAGAGGAGAACAGCAGCTCCATGctgggaaacacacacaaagatcaaACACATCCTTCACCGATCTACGCTGGGTTTGATCAGAAGAGCTGCGTCCGTCTCATGTACAGACCTGCTTTTTTCAAAGGTATTTCTACTGACTTCTGCTTcagataaacacattttaaccaCACTGTCATTTACCTGGAGGACAGGGagaacatcttctgagcataacatatacaatatatagCGAACAACAGGACTTGTCAAAGTGTACCTGACACAAACTCATGCACAGCTAAATATGAAGGACTTTTCCTGATCAGAGCATTTACAGCAGCAGCCTCGCAAACAAGCACTGACAGCTGTTGCAACTATGTGTCTGCACGGCACTTTGAGCTTTCAGAAATACATTATGGAGAAGGCAAACaactttttctgtatttaactGATGCTACTGTTTCCTAAGCAGAAGCTAAAACTCAGTTCTATTGCTCTCTCTCACTCTATGGGTTATTGTAGACGCAGATATATTCATGTGCACCTGAGAGGGTTATAGTGAGGTCGGACAAATACGTCATAGTGTCGGCTTTTTGAAATCAACATTTGCATTTCTCAGGGTGaagttaaagtaaaataaaatgaaaagccTGGTTAAAGGGAAAGTGAAACAATTCGacaaattcatgttttttgattAATTGAAATGAAGCATAGGGCGTCTGATTTCCTGTGATCGAGGAAAAcggatgaaaaaaacaaaacagaattcacgttctaaaatgttttttgtcctttctttgtTGAAAATCAGAAATGCATCACGTTTTTTGGAAAATGAGCACGGAAAACTGGAGATTGAATGTCTAGaacaggagtgtcaaactcatttgagTTCAAAGGCCAAATAGGGATCAGTTCCATGATAAGTGGGCCCCAGGTTTTAgcgggaaaacaaacaatttcaacattaatgtgcccaagttggCACTTCCATTTATAaattagatatacagtatataaggcatcaacaatatctaagcaataagtgacatacacttaaatgtcctttaattcatttatattttgaccaaattgtatttaatttggggaggtTTCGTGGAATAATTCgagaattatttggtcattcacacaacgattcatgtttcctctgtcatttttactttctcctgcgggccaaatcggatgctctgaagggccagaattggccctcgggccttgaggTTGACACATATGGTTTATAAAGTGACACAAACGAACAAACACGTCAAATTCTGGTCATAATCCCACTCATAGTGTTGAGGCTCAACTAGTGATCGTGTTTTCCTGTGACTGAAAACGAAtgcatctgaagtgtgtttttaatgtgtattcaaatctgaaaagggacaaagacaggtttagctgttggtgtattagttAAACTGGTCatcattttacctggtgacacaccACAGCTGAAGCATTACATCTCCAATCACATGGCTGTGTGGGGTTTCGTACCAAAAGTGAGGGGGATTCCCCAGCTGTCGGTAAtcaaaggtttcacaaataatgttttacaaccgtatcacacatttccatgggaTTGTCACCTTTAAAAGGGTGGCTGAGGGTTTAGCATTGTGGCTAACGGACATGTTAAGCTTTTGCGTCTCGTTCTTAAGCATATAAATATAGAATTATTAACAGTAGTTCACTCTATTACCATATTTAGCATGCTTGGTATGGTTTTGGGAAGTCTAAAAGTCAGTGAAgtcataaaaaataaaggaaagaaGATGATGAAACTGAAAAGAAATGGAAAAGTGAAATGTGACGTGGAAATGGGTAAACCTTGAAATCAGAGCCCGTTTAGaagttttaaagttatttttgtgtttttctgttaattaAAGCAATGAGGGGCCTTTGAGAGTCACTATTTTGGAGGAGCATGCTATCCaccatcgtgtgtgtgtgtgtgtgtgtgtgtgtgtgtgtgtgtgtgtgtgtgtgtgtgtgtgtgatgtcaatGGCTTTGTTCTGTGTCAGAAAACAACCATAACAACGCGGGCAGCACAGgcacactttaaaataaaaagtgcaaagaAAACTTTGTATTGTGTGATTGAATGAGACATTCCCAGTTGAACTTTACATGTTGTGTGTGTAGTTACACTTCCATATTTTAATCTTTGAGACAAACAAACCAGCGGCTATGCTAAACTAGCTAGGTGAGTAACT is a window of Gouania willdenowi chromosome 13, fGouWil2.1, whole genome shotgun sequence DNA encoding:
- the tp53i13 gene encoding tumor protein p53-inducible protein 13, coding for MPGRATSRWLTVAVVTGLWVTVGRCGASEAHRCDNGKHSVDMDVFKDAVHWDCAAFRWPKSPQRLQSVDSVNNPQPPMQICMDKSISYNHSIPSSGSYRPVRAESGEYLYCPPQRWLNNLHHGAAVLLYHPCAEPLQRHLLSELARSCLSHFILSPHPQLSRLRPIVLVSWGHTLELPSVASPETCRWLELHQSKHKKSAVSPTLKYNLLLTWSAEQQRLSHPIKLKESLRQCCEQAIRSALSRTKKNINEKRKTREVRTATINDQQKVERRGPIINNTGQVQEHEVSLGSNKSEDPNLEHLQGSAGSSSSKHSQAGQPLSSKENLIDLVGHKDQDSSHLNKAEEKSFSTNGKMKENQVIHVTERDLENKPEHQGGNPGLDSQSESKPQQSLRLANGSSGAPVLIKGLPRTPRNDEAVWAAAALGFLLVLLTLSVLHTRLYRQWRTMPSLYWHDTRQDYDSVADVIRRRLRITKRRRKPSRRPEVVLLPTSSSSDELP